One window of Stenotrophomonas indicatrix genomic DNA carries:
- a CDS encoding helix-turn-helix domain-containing protein encodes MNTLGQRLAVAMKDAGHARPADLARAAETTTATVSNWLNDHVKANHVKAEQLFRIADAVKLDPRELLFGPLGRGVGERGTAYMHMPSEAHLDIWQAAYELVAHILAERGLEVGYRREATLGLMAHDLLMEGVSRGKVARVVMTALP; translated from the coding sequence ATGAATACTCTTGGACAACGACTCGCGGTCGCCATGAAGGACGCCGGGCATGCACGCCCGGCCGATCTGGCGCGTGCCGCCGAAACGACGACGGCAACGGTCAGCAACTGGCTCAACGACCACGTCAAGGCCAACCACGTGAAAGCCGAACAGCTGTTCCGCATAGCCGATGCGGTGAAGCTGGACCCGCGGGAGCTGCTGTTCGGCCCGTTGGGGCGGGGGGTCGGCGAACGCGGCACGGCCTACATGCACATGCCCAGTGAAGCCCACCTGGATATCTGGCAAGCGGCCTATGAGCTGGTCGCCCACATCCTTGCCGAGCGTGGTCTGGAGGTGGGCTACCGTCGCGAGGCCACGCTGGGGCTGATGGCCCATGACCTGCTGATGGAAGGCGTCAGCCGCGGCAAGGTTGCACGCGTGGTGATGACTGCCCTGCCCTGA